From Brevibacterium ihuae, the proteins below share one genomic window:
- a CDS encoding bifunctional folylpolyglutamate synthase/dihydrofolate synthase, giving the protein MTEDTPAPDADAPLTPLVPDDPDAAALEAVAGDGDPGPLPDAPRGTSELARVYAALLARAGETMVEPRLDATRRACELLGDIHTAAPVITITGTNGKTSTARMVDALLTAHGLRVGRFTSPHLHRVTERISVDSAEVAEPVFVRIHDEIAPVLAVVDAELDAVGRARLTFFEALTVLAFAVFADAPVDVMVLEVGMGGEWDSTNVADAQVCGFSPVGFDHMAHLGPDLTAIATTKAGILDRTVDPSPAPDPVAVVAVQEPEAERALAAQIAARGVRAVWEDRDFAVVAREKAVDGQLLTARGAVGSYPDLFLPLHGAHQVHNAALALAICEQFLSDGEKPLDAETVAQGFSQVDSPGRAEILRSEPTILVDGAHNPAGARVLADTIAEAFDFREVVGVLAMFGDKDPHGVLEHVHRFADRVVVTEAVSPRAMPVDELAAAAAEWWDPDDVLRAEDLNAALMQAIDLALADGEPGIGIVVTGSLATVAEARTLLGRKDA; this is encoded by the coding sequence ATGACCGAGGACACTCCCGCTCCGGACGCGGACGCCCCGCTGACGCCGCTCGTCCCCGACGACCCGGACGCGGCCGCGCTCGAGGCGGTCGCCGGGGACGGCGATCCCGGGCCGCTGCCGGACGCGCCGCGCGGCACCTCCGAGCTCGCCCGCGTCTACGCCGCGCTCCTCGCACGGGCCGGCGAGACGATGGTCGAACCGCGGCTCGATGCCACCCGGCGGGCCTGCGAGCTGCTCGGCGACATCCACACCGCGGCCCCGGTCATCACCATCACCGGGACCAACGGCAAGACCTCGACCGCCCGCATGGTCGATGCGCTCCTCACCGCCCACGGACTGCGGGTGGGCCGGTTCACCAGCCCGCACCTCCACCGCGTGACCGAGCGCATCTCCGTGGACTCCGCCGAGGTCGCCGAACCGGTCTTCGTCCGGATCCACGACGAGATCGCCCCGGTGCTCGCCGTCGTCGACGCCGAGCTCGACGCCGTCGGCCGAGCGCGCCTGACCTTCTTCGAGGCGCTCACCGTGCTCGCGTTCGCGGTGTTCGCCGACGCGCCGGTCGATGTCATGGTGCTCGAGGTCGGCATGGGCGGCGAATGGGACTCGACCAACGTCGCCGACGCCCAGGTGTGCGGCTTCAGCCCGGTCGGCTTCGATCACATGGCCCACCTCGGGCCCGACCTCACCGCCATCGCGACCACGAAGGCGGGAATCCTCGACCGCACGGTCGACCCGAGCCCCGCTCCGGATCCCGTCGCCGTGGTCGCCGTGCAGGAGCCCGAGGCCGAGCGCGCGCTCGCCGCGCAGATCGCCGCCCGCGGCGTGCGCGCCGTCTGGGAGGACCGGGACTTCGCGGTGGTTGCGCGGGAGAAGGCCGTCGACGGCCAGCTCCTCACCGCCCGCGGGGCCGTCGGCTCCTACCCGGACCTCTTCCTGCCCCTCCATGGGGCGCACCAGGTCCACAACGCCGCCCTCGCGCTCGCGATCTGCGAGCAGTTCCTGTCAGACGGGGAGAAGCCGCTCGATGCGGAGACCGTCGCACAGGGGTTCTCCCAGGTCGACTCGCCCGGGCGGGCCGAGATCCTGCGGAGCGAGCCGACGATCCTCGTCGACGGCGCCCACAATCCGGCGGGTGCCCGGGTGCTCGCCGACACCATCGCCGAGGCGTTCGACTTCCGCGAGGTCGTCGGCGTGCTCGCGATGTTCGGGGACAAGGATCCCCACGGCGTCCTCGAGCACGTCCACCGCTTCGCCGACCGCGTCGTCGTCACCGAGGCGGTGTCGCCGCGCGCCATGCCGGTCGACGAACTCGCCGCAGCCGCCGCCGAGTGGTGGGATCCCGACGACGTGCTGCGCGCGGAGGACCTCAACGCCGCGCTCATGCAGGCGATCGACCTCGCGCTCGCCGACGGCGAACCCGGCATCGGGATCGTCGTCACCGGTTCGCTCGCCACGGTGGCCGAGGCGCGCACGCTGCTCGGCCGGAAGGACGCCTGA
- the ileS gene encoding isoleucine--tRNA ligase, which yields MTDHTSSPIYPKRSTSALGLTSSPRFPAIEADVLEFWNTDGTFQASIDNRDAGENGENEFVFYDGPPFANGLPHYGHLLTGYVKDVVPRYQTMRGKRVERRFGWDTHGLPAELEAERQLGITDKSQISDMGIAEFNAACRSSVLEYTDEWQEYVTRQGRWVDFDNDYKTLNVEYMESVIWAFKQLWDKGLVYEGYRVLPYCWRDQTPLSNHELRMDDDVYKMRQDPSVTIGYRLLDRVELRTGRPEVDDADQFVLIWTTTPWTVPSNQAVAANPGVEYVAVLPGEDAAPEVRGKVLVLARERLAAYARELGAEPELVAAVPGPDLAGRRYEPPFPYFEGRQDEFGERMHTILEADFVTTDDGTGIVHQSPAFGEEDKLLTDTYGIRAVCPVDDSGCFEHPVDDYAGQQVFDANKAIIADLKHGTGPVAGRAAVLVRHETYEHSYPHCWRCRNPLIYRAVSSWFVSVSTFKDRMVELNEQITWVPENVKHGQFGTWLSNARDWSISRNRFWGSPIPVWVSDDPEHPRTDVYGSLAELEADFGRLPRNEKGEPDLHRPFIDELTRPNPDDPTGRSTMRRVTDVLDVWFDSGSMSYAQVHYPFENADWFDHHFPGDFIVEYIGQTRGWFYTLHVLATAVFDRPAFLNCISHGIVLGSDGQKMSKSLRNYPDVNEVLDRDGSDAMRWFLMSSPILRGGNLIVTEQGIRDGVRQVILPLWNAWHFFATYSNSADADSGEKTGYAARPRYESSQVLDRYALAKTHDFLLAFQERMDVYDIWGACDLVREHLDMFTNWYVRRSRRRFWDGSAETRETFDVFYTCFEAFLRAAAPLIPFTIEEIYRGLTGERSVHLADYPDASAFRADPELVAAMDRTREVCSTGSSLRKAHQLRVRLPLAGLTVASDTALGEEFTAIIADELNVREVSVLPLEQAAAAGFTLEQKLTVNARAAGPRLGKQVQQAIKGSKTGDWSVADGVVTAGGIELVDGEYALEEVADAGGTDAALAAMHTGFVALDTTVTPELAAEGAARDTVRAIQNARKQLDLNVSDRIRVTISAPETALEPLRAHLDLVRGETLTTELELTLEPLTDATDVFPAGELHPDARLQVSRA from the coding sequence ATGACCGATCACACCTCCTCCCCGATCTACCCCAAGCGGAGCACCTCCGCCCTCGGACTCACCTCCTCGCCGCGGTTCCCCGCGATCGAGGCCGACGTGCTCGAGTTCTGGAACACCGACGGCACCTTCCAGGCCTCGATCGACAACCGGGACGCCGGGGAGAACGGCGAGAACGAGTTCGTCTTCTACGACGGCCCGCCCTTCGCCAACGGGCTCCCGCACTACGGCCACCTCCTCACCGGGTACGTCAAGGACGTCGTCCCGCGCTACCAGACCATGCGGGGCAAGCGCGTCGAGCGCCGCTTCGGCTGGGACACCCACGGGCTGCCCGCCGAGCTCGAGGCCGAGCGGCAGCTCGGCATCACCGACAAGTCCCAGATCTCGGACATGGGCATCGCCGAATTCAACGCCGCCTGCCGCTCCTCGGTGCTCGAGTACACCGACGAATGGCAGGAGTACGTCACGCGGCAGGGCCGCTGGGTCGACTTCGACAACGACTACAAGACGCTCAACGTCGAGTACATGGAGAGCGTCATCTGGGCGTTCAAGCAGCTCTGGGACAAGGGGCTCGTGTACGAGGGCTACCGCGTCCTCCCGTACTGCTGGCGCGACCAGACCCCGCTGTCCAACCACGAGCTGCGGATGGACGACGACGTCTACAAGATGCGCCAGGACCCGTCGGTGACGATCGGCTACCGCCTCCTCGACCGCGTGGAGCTGCGCACCGGGAGGCCCGAGGTCGACGACGCCGACCAGTTCGTCCTCATCTGGACCACGACGCCGTGGACCGTGCCGAGCAACCAGGCAGTCGCGGCGAACCCGGGCGTCGAGTACGTCGCGGTCCTCCCGGGGGAGGACGCCGCGCCCGAGGTGCGGGGGAAGGTCCTCGTCCTCGCCCGCGAGCGCCTCGCCGCCTACGCCCGCGAGCTCGGCGCCGAGCCCGAGCTCGTCGCCGCGGTCCCGGGCCCCGACCTCGCCGGGCGCCGCTACGAGCCGCCGTTCCCGTATTTCGAGGGCCGGCAGGACGAGTTCGGCGAGCGCATGCACACGATCCTCGAAGCCGACTTCGTCACCACCGACGACGGCACCGGGATCGTCCACCAGTCGCCGGCCTTCGGTGAGGAGGACAAGCTCCTCACCGACACCTACGGCATCCGCGCGGTGTGCCCGGTCGACGACAGCGGCTGCTTCGAGCACCCGGTCGACGACTACGCCGGACAGCAGGTGTTCGACGCGAACAAGGCGATCATCGCCGACCTCAAGCACGGCACCGGCCCGGTCGCCGGGCGCGCCGCCGTGCTCGTGCGCCACGAGACCTACGAGCACTCGTACCCCCACTGCTGGCGCTGCCGGAACCCCCTGATCTACCGTGCGGTGTCGAGCTGGTTCGTCTCGGTGTCGACCTTCAAGGACCGGATGGTCGAGCTCAACGAGCAGATCACCTGGGTCCCGGAGAACGTCAAGCACGGGCAGTTCGGCACCTGGCTGTCGAACGCCCGGGACTGGTCGATCTCGCGCAACCGGTTCTGGGGCTCGCCGATCCCCGTCTGGGTGTCCGACGATCCGGAGCACCCGCGCACCGACGTCTACGGCTCGCTCGCGGAGCTCGAGGCGGACTTCGGTCGCCTGCCGCGCAATGAGAAGGGCGAGCCCGATCTCCACCGGCCGTTCATCGACGAGCTCACCCGCCCCAACCCCGACGACCCGACGGGGCGCTCGACGATGCGCCGCGTGACCGACGTCCTCGACGTGTGGTTCGATTCCGGGTCGATGAGCTACGCGCAGGTCCACTACCCGTTCGAGAACGCCGACTGGTTCGACCACCACTTCCCCGGGGACTTCATCGTCGAGTACATCGGGCAGACGCGCGGCTGGTTCTACACCCTCCACGTGCTCGCCACCGCGGTGTTCGACCGCCCGGCGTTCCTCAACTGCATCTCCCACGGCATCGTCCTCGGCTCCGACGGGCAGAAGATGTCGAAGAGCCTGCGGAACTACCCCGACGTCAACGAGGTGCTCGACCGCGACGGATCCGACGCGATGCGCTGGTTCCTCATGTCGAGCCCGATCCTGCGCGGGGGCAACCTCATCGTCACCGAGCAGGGCATCCGCGACGGCGTGCGACAGGTCATCCTCCCGCTGTGGAACGCCTGGCACTTCTTCGCGACGTACTCGAACTCCGCCGACGCCGACAGCGGGGAGAAGACCGGCTACGCCGCCCGTCCCCGCTACGAGTCGAGCCAGGTGCTCGACCGCTACGCGCTCGCCAAGACGCACGACTTCCTCCTCGCCTTCCAGGAGCGGATGGACGTCTACGACATCTGGGGCGCATGCGATCTCGTGCGGGAGCACCTCGACATGTTCACCAACTGGTACGTGCGCCGCTCGCGCCGCCGGTTCTGGGACGGCTCCGCGGAGACCCGGGAGACCTTCGACGTGTTCTACACGTGCTTCGAGGCGTTCCTCCGGGCCGCCGCGCCGCTCATCCCCTTCACCATCGAGGAGATCTACCGCGGACTCACCGGCGAGCGCTCGGTCCACCTCGCCGACTACCCGGATGCGAGCGCGTTCCGCGCCGACCCCGAGCTCGTCGCCGCGATGGACCGCACCCGCGAGGTGTGCTCGACGGGCTCGAGCCTCCGCAAGGCCCACCAGCTGCGCGTGAGGCTGCCGCTCGCCGGACTCACCGTCGCGAGCGACACCGCTCTGGGCGAGGAGTTCACCGCGATCATCGCCGACGAGCTCAACGTCCGCGAGGTCAGCGTGCTGCCCCTCGAGCAGGCCGCCGCGGCGGGCTTCACCCTCGAGCAGAAGCTCACCGTCAACGCCCGCGCGGCCGGACCGCGCCTGGGCAAGCAGGTGCAGCAGGCGATCAAGGGCTCGAAGACCGGCGACTGGTCGGTCGCGGACGGCGTCGTCACCGCCGGCGGCATCGAGCTCGTCGACGGGGAGTACGCCCTCGAGGAGGTCGCGGACGCCGGCGGCACGGATGCCGCGCTCGCCGCGATGCACACCGGCTTCGTCGCGCTCGACACGACGGTGACCCCGGAGCTCGCGGCCGAGGGGGCCGCGCGCGACACCGTGCGCGCGATCCAGAACGCCCGCAAGCAGCTCGATCTCAACGTCTCCGATCGCATCCGGGTGACGATCTCCGCTCCGGAGACCGCGCTCGAACCGCTGCGCGCGCACCTCGACCTCGTCAGGGGCGAGACGCTCACCACCGAGCTCGAGCTCACTCTGGAGCCGCTCACGGACGCGACGGACGTGTTCCCGGCCGGGGAGCTCCATCCCGACGCCCGCCTGCAGGTGAGCCGCGCATGA